A region from the Xenopus laevis strain J_2021 chromosome 4S, Xenopus_laevis_v10.1, whole genome shotgun sequence genome encodes:
- the LOC121393423 gene encoding mucin-5AC-like has product MECVPSCCYDSRGRNYLFHQLMPSEPKDAKCTVCMCTRQGRQCFPDQSKGCCEYDKTMFTTAQPIYSTPDRLGGCNYARCENGTIVRYSTDTPCTHTTTIPVTTSITTTSTSTSTPECHYCKSTEWIDVNSPEHDITGDIESFENIRNHSIPICESPMTIRTVNCRAKDSSSSSEESQQSQKCNMKKKQQQAIQPL; this is encoded by the exons ATGGAATGTGTGCCATCCTGCTGTTATGATAGCAGAGGCAGGAATTACTTGTTCCATCAACTGATGCCAAGTGAGCCTAAGGATGCTAAATGCACTGTCTG catgtGCACCAGACAAGGAAGACAATGCTTCCCTGATCAAAGTAAAG gtTGTTGCGAGTACGATAAGACAATGTTTACAACAGCACAACCAATTTATAGCACACCTGATAGACTGGGAGGATGTAATTATGCCAGATGTGAGAATGGAACAATTGTAAGATACAGTACAGATACTCCTTGCACACATACTACTACTATTCCAGTGACCACAAGTATTACTACTACATCAACATCCACCAGCACACCAG AGTGTCATTACTGTAAGTCAACTGAATGGATTGATGTAAACTCTCCAGAACATGACATAACCGGAGATATTGAATCATTTGAAAACATCAGAAACCATAGTATTCCAATCTGTGAGAGTCCAATGACTATTAGGACAGTTAATTGTAGAGCAAAAGATTCCAGTTCTTCATCAGAAGAATCACAACAAAGTCAAAAATGCAACATGAAAAAA AAACAACAACAAGCCATTCAACCACTGTAA